In Nicotiana tabacum cultivar K326 chromosome 2, ASM71507v2, whole genome shotgun sequence, the following proteins share a genomic window:
- the LOC107790762 gene encoding transcription factor LHW-like, producing the protein MRAASLRHLLQSLCSKPPWNYAVFWKLQHGYATILTWEDGYLDIPCAREPYRSLIGNYYSKTLNELFPNCGSRSHIGNLGEHPIGLAMAEMSSTYHVAGKGVVGEVASLCIPHWISSDGIAPAELSFGSVAECPDEWLLQFVAGIKTILLVPCIPHGVLQLGSMETVAENVEMVTNLAEELDAHFKFVENFLPGGGNCEFLLQSSLSESLNILSETTTNKVNEDDLAADIAILKDHKLSTAFPMTSLIEVQHPFQLSGQNMRNVLENANESKIGMFDENVLNVLENASERKIEMQHADMINLVKQLNHEYSDDNKSGITENSLDRSSCHAKDVDTFSYSSCNVVGGVNASSELDFYFDGDVLDPQSLGMDCSDTILGNPTECELYKALGSTIHNNLSGFSENTVSKSIYTADPMFNIEPSFGESNGWRLKEDNAENLLEAVVASSLNKMTGLESLNMPLGKPVPFCKRKNQSTESALVGDNTVTWSSLTSASAGADRYALTNCSPSASSFDCVVSAFNEGQHQSKVFSSLSCRKESKISNTNKKRRRSGDSHRPRPRDRQLIQDRLKELRQLVPNGAKCSIDGLLHKTIKHMVFLLSVTDQADKLRCQTQKEVAPDKSLQSPKVKTSVQRGTSWAQELGSEDQICPIMVKDLEYPGHMLIEMMCDDHGRFLEIADVIHRLELTILKGVMEKRPESTWAQFIVEVSGSCHRLDIFWPLMQLLQQVPSSISRNM; encoded by the exons ATGAGAGCTGCTTCCTTGAGGCATTTGCTGCAAAGTCTCTGCTCCAAACCTCCATGGAACTACGCAGTGTTCTGGAAGCTTCAGCACGGTTATGCTAC GATTTTGACATGGGAAGATGGATATCTGGACATTCCTTGTGCTAGAGAACCTTACAGAAGTCTAATAGGCAATTATTACAGCAAAACCTTGAATGAGTTATTCCCAAACTGTGGATCAAGATCACATATTGGAAATTTGGGTGAACATCCAATTGGCTTAGCCATGGCTGAGATGTCAAGTACTTATCACGTTGCAGGAAAAGG GGTGGTTGGTGAAGTGGCTTCTTTGTGCATCCCACACTGGATTTCTTCCGACGGTATAGCACCTGCAGAGCTCAGCTTTGGTTCTGTTGCTGAG TGTCCAGATGAGTGGCTGCTTCAGTTTGTTGCTGGCATTAAG actATATTGCTGGTACCTTGTATTCCTCACGGTGTTCTGCAACTAGGATCAATGGAAACG GTAGCTGAAAACGTGGAGATGGTTACCAATCTTGCTGAAGAACTTGATGCCCATTTCAAATTTGTGGAGAACTTTTTACCTGGTGGAGGAAACTGTGAATTTCTTCTACAGTCTAGTCTCTCAGAGAGTTTGAATATACTATCTGAAACTACCACAAATAAGGTTAATGAAGATGATTTAGCTGCTGATATAGCAATTCTGAAAGATCACAAGTTATCAACTGCATTTCCGATGACTTCATTAATTGAGGTTCAACATCCCTTTCAATTATCTGGACAAAACATGCGAAATGTCCTTGAGAATGCCAATGAAAGCAAAATTGGTATGTTCGATGAAAACGTGCTAAATGTCCTAGAAAATGCAAGtgaaagaaaaattgaaatgCAACATGCAGACATGATTAATCTAGTGAAGCAACTCAATCATGAATATTCTGATGATAATAAATCAGGGATAACAGAAAACAGCTTGGATAGATCTTCTTGCCATGCAAAAGATGTAGATACCTTTTCTTACTCTAGCTGCAATGTCGTCGGTGGAGTTAATGCTTCCAGTGAGCTAGATTTTTACTTTGACGGAGACGTGCTAGATCCACAATCTCTTGGAATGGATTGCAGTGACACTATTCTCGGAAATCCAACAGAATGTGAACTATACAAAGCCCTTGGAAGTACAATTCACAACAACTTGTCTGGCTTTAGCGAGAATACTGTTAGCAAATCCATCTATACTGCTGATCCTATGTTTAATATTGAGCCATCTTTCGGGGAATCTAATGGATGGCGTCTGAAAGAAGATAATGCAGAGAATCTTCTGGAAGCTGTAGTTGCCAGTTCACTCAACAAAATGACTGGTCTGGAATCGTTAAACATGCCATTAGGAAAGCCTGTTCCTTTCTGCAAAAGGAAAAACCAATCAACAGAAAGTGCTTTGGTTGGAGATAACACAGTTACATGGAGCTCTCTTACATCGGCTTCTGCTGGGGCAGATAGATATGCTTTGACTAACTGTTCGCCTTCTGCTTCTTCATTTGATTGTGTTGTCAGTGCATTTAATGAGGGTCAGCATCAGTCGAAAGTCTTTAGCTCTCTGAGCTGTCGTAAGGAGTCAAAAATATCTAATACCAACAAGAAAAGACGACGGTCTGGTGATAGTCATAGGCCCAGACCACGAGATAGGCAGTTAATTCAGGATCGGCTTAAGGAGTTGCGACAACTTGTCCCTAATGGCGCCAAA TGTAGCATTGATGGTTTACTACATAAAACCATAAAGCACATGGTGTTTCTGCTAAGTGTTACTGATCAGGCTGATAAACTAAGGTGCCAGACTCAGAAAGAG GTAGCCCCTGACAAGAGCCTCCAATCACCTAAAGTAAAAACTAGTGTTCAACGAGGCACCAGTTGGGCTCAAGAATTGGGAAGTGAGGACCAGATTTGCCCTATAATGGTCAAAGATTTGGAGTACCCTGGACACATGCTTATAGAG atgatgtgtGACGACCATGGACGCTTCTTAGAAATCGCTGATGTTATTCACCGTTTGGAGCTGACGATTCTGAAGGGTGTGATGGAAAAGCGTCCAGAGAGCACCTGGGCTCAATTCATCGTTGAG GTCTCAGGAAGCTGCCATAGACTGGATATCTTCTGGCCGCTGATGCAGCTCTTACAGCAGGTTCCAAGTTCTATTTCGCGCAACATGTAG